In a single window of the Rhodoferax saidenbachensis genome:
- a CDS encoding LysE family transporter — translation MELSTWLAFFAASWAISISPGAGAVAAMSAGLNHGFKRGYITTIGLVLGIWTQILVVGVGLGAVVAASGTAFLVIKWLGVAYLVWLGIAQWRAPAVPMAAQTEEGSQVSVRTMVLRAWMINAVNPKGTVFLLAVVPQFLDLSAPLAPQYLVIGATLGFTDLVVMGGYTALAARVLRALKSESHLRAMNRVFGGLFVAAGTLLAFFKRAA, via the coding sequence ATGGAACTCTCTACCTGGCTCGCCTTCTTTGCTGCTTCCTGGGCTATCAGCATTTCACCCGGCGCTGGTGCGGTTGCAGCCATGAGTGCGGGCTTGAACCACGGCTTCAAGCGCGGCTACATCACCACCATCGGGCTGGTGCTGGGCATCTGGACGCAGATTCTCGTGGTGGGAGTGGGGCTGGGTGCGGTGGTCGCGGCCTCCGGCACGGCGTTTTTGGTGATCAAGTGGTTAGGCGTGGCTTACCTGGTCTGGCTGGGTATTGCACAGTGGCGCGCGCCCGCCGTGCCCATGGCGGCGCAGACCGAAGAGGGCAGCCAGGTCAGCGTGCGCACCATGGTCCTGCGTGCCTGGATGATCAACGCGGTTAATCCCAAGGGCACGGTGTTTCTGTTGGCCGTGGTGCCGCAATTCCTGGACCTATCCGCACCGCTGGCACCGCAGTATCTCGTTATCGGTGCCACGCTGGGCTTTACCGATCTGGTCGTGATGGGTGGCTACACCGCACTGGCGGCGCGTGTGCTGCGCGCGCTCAAGTCCGAGTCACACCTGCGCGCCATGAACCGCGTGTTTGGCGGCCTCTTCGTCGCAGCAGGCACCTTGCTGGCGTTCTTCAAACGCGCAGCCTGA
- the htpX gene encoding protease HtpX, producing the protein MKRILLFVLTNVMVVAVLGIVASLLGVNRFLTSNGLNLVSLLGFALVMGFGGAIISLLISKPMAKWTSGVRVIEQPQNVDEAWIVETVRKFADKAGIGMPEVGIFDGAPNAFATGAFKNSALVAVSTGLLQGMTREEIEAVIGHEIAHVANGDMVTMTLIQGVMNTFVVFLSRVIGYAVDSFLRKGDDRSSGPGIGYYISTIVLDIVLGFAAAIVVAWFSRQREFRADAGAAQLMGRKQPMINALARLGGMTPGELPKSVAAMGIAGGIGQLFSTHPPIEERIAALQTASNT; encoded by the coding sequence ATGAAACGCATTCTTCTGTTTGTCCTGACCAACGTAATGGTCGTAGCCGTGCTGGGCATTGTGGCCAGCCTGCTCGGGGTCAACCGTTTTCTCACCTCCAATGGCCTGAACCTGGTCTCCCTGCTGGGCTTCGCCCTGGTCATGGGGTTTGGTGGCGCCATCATCTCCCTGCTGATCAGCAAGCCCATGGCCAAGTGGACCTCGGGTGTGCGCGTGATCGAGCAACCACAAAACGTGGACGAAGCCTGGATTGTGGAAACCGTGCGCAAGTTCGCTGACAAGGCCGGCATCGGCATGCCCGAAGTCGGCATTTTTGACGGCGCACCTAACGCCTTTGCTACGGGTGCGTTCAAGAACTCCGCTTTGGTGGCGGTGTCCACAGGCCTGTTGCAAGGCATGACCCGCGAAGAAATCGAGGCCGTGATCGGCCACGAAATCGCCCACGTGGCGAATGGCGACATGGTCACCATGACGTTGATCCAGGGCGTGATGAACACCTTTGTGGTGTTCCTGAGCCGTGTGATCGGCTACGCGGTGGACAGCTTCCTGCGTAAGGGTGATGACCGCAGCTCCGGCCCCGGTATCGGCTATTACATCAGCACCATCGTACTGGACATCGTGCTCGGTTTTGCTGCCGCCATCGTGGTGGCCTGGTTCTCGCGCCAGCGCGAGTTCCGTGCCGACGCAGGCGCCGCCCAACTGATGGGCCGCAAACAACCCATGATCAACGCGCTGGCGCGTCTGGGTGGCATGACGCCCGGTGAGTTGCCCAAGAGCGTGGCGGCCATGGGTATTGCCGGTGGCATCGGCCAGTTGTTCTCGACCCACCCGCCGATCGAAGAGCGTATTGCTGCGCTGCAGACGGCATCCAATACCTGA
- a CDS encoding DUF3025 domain-containing protein encodes MDIKAIDWSAPWLAPYRAQGAQLASHVDAGQSCAEALNTGVSPVRFVPQSALPTGVAYEQFIFDTQQVPTRDGLHDFFNGLCWLHFPATKTKLNQLQAAQIAQTGIQPVRGPARDALTVFDENAAFLQAPDALWDALAAKDWGAVFGNLRPLWDEAHLVLFGHALLEKLVSPRKAITAHVYRAQEAINSVANLDDWMAQDISAEKLAGKPFVHLPVLGVPGWWVANAAPDFYADTSVFRPPRI; translated from the coding sequence ATGGACATAAAGGCCATTGACTGGTCTGCGCCCTGGCTGGCGCCCTACAGGGCGCAAGGGGCCCAGTTGGCCAGTCATGTAGATGCAGGGCAGAGTTGTGCTGAAGCACTCAACACGGGTGTAAGCCCCGTGCGCTTTGTGCCGCAATCCGCCTTGCCCACAGGCGTGGCCTACGAACAGTTCATCTTCGATACGCAGCAGGTGCCCACACGTGACGGCCTGCATGATTTTTTCAACGGTCTGTGTTGGCTGCACTTCCCGGCCACCAAGACAAAACTCAACCAACTGCAGGCCGCGCAGATTGCGCAGACCGGCATACAGCCCGTGCGCGGGCCTGCACGGGATGCGCTGACGGTGTTTGACGAGAATGCAGCCTTTTTGCAGGCACCCGACGCGTTGTGGGACGCGCTGGCGGCCAAAGACTGGGGCGCAGTGTTTGGCAATCTGCGCCCGTTGTGGGACGAGGCGCACCTGGTGCTCTTTGGCCACGCGCTTTTGGAGAAGCTGGTTTCTCCACGAAAAGCGATCACAGCCCACGTCTACCGTGCGCAAGAAGCTATCAATTCAGTAGCAAATCTGGATGACTGGATGGCGCAGGACATCAGTGCCGAGAAGCTGGCAGGCAAGCCGTTTGTACATTTGCCGGTGCTGGGCGTTCCTGGCTGGTGGGTCGCCAATGCCGCGCCGGATTTTTATGCCGATACCAGTGTGTTTCGCCCGCCGCGCATCTGA